The following proteins are co-located in the Pseudomonadota bacterium genome:
- a CDS encoding ABC transporter substrate-binding protein, with translation MKGLIVRFFIFICAVVMLVGSTSFAANTIKVGIVDTYSGGAAIFGIDMRDGFRMGINAINAKGGVLGRKIEFVTRDEKFQPNLALSMAKELVMNEKVDILMGTISSASALAVSDFAKKEKIPFFCTYAKSEK, from the coding sequence GTGAAAGGACTTATTGTAAGATTTTTTATCTTTATATGTGCGGTAGTTATGTTGGTCGGTTCTACCTCTTTTGCAGCCAACACGATCAAAGTGGGTATTGTCGATACATATTCAGGGGGAGCTGCCATTTTCGGCATAGACATGCGTGACGGCTTCAGGATGGGGATCAATGCGATCAATGCGAAAGGGGGCGTCCTCGGCAGGAAGATTGAATTCGTCACAAGGGACGAGAAGTTCCAGCCTAATCTGGCCCTGTCCATGGCAAAAGAACTGGTCATGAATGAGAAAGTGGATATCCTCATGGGCACGATCAGCAGCGCCTCGGCCCTTGCCGTATCAGACTTCGCAAAGAAGGAGAAGATACCCTTCTTCTGTACCTATGCCAAGAGCGAAAAG